Genomic DNA from Gimesia aquarii:
CAGCATTTGTCCTTCCCGTTTACGCAGAGCAACTCCCCCCTGCAAAAGAAGGAACGTTCAGCATTGCCATCATCTCAGATACACAACATTACACAGGCAAAGGAACTGGGCGTAAAACTCAAACTCAGTCTCCCACAGCCAATCCGTTTTTTGAATCAATCACAGACTGCATTATCAAAGAAAAAGATCGACAACGCATCGTTTTTGTCAGTCATGTCGGTGACATTGTCGATATCAACAATGACGAACAATGGGCAGTTGCCTGGAGATGTATGAATAAGTTACATGGCAAGGTTCCCTATGGAATCAGTGTGGGCAATCATGACATGATCACAAAAAACGGCGATTCTTCTCTGTTTCAAAAATACTTTCCCAAATCGCGTTTCACTCAGTTCGACTGGTACGGTGGTTGTTATGAACCCCTCATGGGGGAAACCAAAATTTCGGGTAATAATGCCAACAGCTTTCAATTGTTTTCTGCTTCCGGCATGGATTTCATTATAGTCCATCTGGAATGTAACGCACCCGATCCCGTACTGGCCTGGGCAGACCAGATTTTGGAACAATACTCCAACCGAAGAGCCATGGTCACCACCCATATGGACCTGGGACCACTCAATCGCCCTCAAAATTCACGCGATTATTTTGATGCTCCCAAAGGACGCATGACATGGAAAAAATGTCATGGTGCCCAGGGCAATACATCTCAACAAATGTGGGAGAAGTGTTTTCGGAAACACAAAAATCTCTTCCTCATCTGCTGTGGCGACCAAAGTCGCACTCAAGCTCTACACCAGACTGTGAAAGGTGCACAGGATAACCCGGTCCATGAACTTCTTTCTGATTACGGAGTCCATGGCTTTCGGCTGATGAGGTTCATTCCCAATCAAAACCGGATTGAAGTCCGTACCTGGAATCCCGTCACTCAAAAGTTATGCGAGAAAACCAAAATTGTTCCGAACCGTGATCGACACCAATTTACATTGGAATATTCAATGACGTCGAACTAAGGTCAAGTCAACTCCTCGACTACATTATTGTTATTTCTGAACCGGAAGTGAGATAATCAGACCCGCAAAACGGGTAGCAGAACTGCGGCGGTTGGGCATGTGGCATTTGAGGCACTGGGAAGGCAGGCAGATCACTCCTGCATGGCGATAGGTTCCTTTTTCAACTTGTTCGAATTCTTTTTTGCCAGAGGAAAGTACATCAGCTGCCCGTTTTTCAAACTCGGTTTTGGGTTCGTGATCAATATTCATTGCTTCGGCATTGACTGAAATCCAGCGAAACTGGATCTTCCGCTTACGTTGCATTTCCTCAAACACGTCATCCAATACGCTGGAAGGAATCGGTAGCTTTTCATCTTCACGGTAATATTTGCGATGTACAATCAAAAGTGTCGAATGCAGGGCTTCGTGCAAGAGCCGCGCCTGCTCTCGAGCCTCTTTGACGGTCGCCAGTTT
This window encodes:
- a CDS encoding c-type heme family protein; this translates as MKLNFSPLRLLLLVGVIAGSFSIVGFAAEKATKEKICVEKTDSPHKQNSEQKLATVKEAREQARLLHEALHSTLLIVHRKYYREDEKLPIPSSVLDDVFEEMQRKRKIQFRWISVNAEAMNIDHEPKTEFEKRAADVLSSGKKEFEQVEKGTYRHAGVICLPSQCLKCHMPNRRSSATRFAGLIISLPVQK
- a CDS encoding metallophosphoesterase → MKFLKRFATILAITAFVLPVYAEQLPPAKEGTFSIAIISDTQHYTGKGTGRKTQTQSPTANPFFESITDCIIKEKDRQRIVFVSHVGDIVDINNDEQWAVAWRCMNKLHGKVPYGISVGNHDMITKNGDSSLFQKYFPKSRFTQFDWYGGCYEPLMGETKISGNNANSFQLFSASGMDFIIVHLECNAPDPVLAWADQILEQYSNRRAMVTTHMDLGPLNRPQNSRDYFDAPKGRMTWKKCHGAQGNTSQQMWEKCFRKHKNLFLICCGDQSRTQALHQTVKGAQDNPVHELLSDYGVHGFRLMRFIPNQNRIEVRTWNPVTQKLCEKTKIVPNRDRHQFTLEYSMTSN